In Serinicoccus marinus DSM 15273, the genomic stretch CGGGATCACCGTCGGCGACGGGGTGTTCGAGACGTGCAAGGTGGACGGGGAGGTCTTCGCGCTCACGCGGCACCACGACCGGATGGACCGGTCGCTCGCGGCGCTCGGCCTGGAGCCGCTGGACCGGGACCGGGTCGGGGAGGGCATCGCTGCGGTCCTCGCCGAGGGAGGTATGCCGTTCGGCCGCCTGCGCTACACCGTCACCGCCGGGCTCGGGCCGCTGGGCAGCGACCGGGTCCCGGGAGCCGCGACGTATGTCGTCACCGCGGTCGAGCAGGACCCCATCCCGGCGATGACCTCCGCGCTCGTGGTGCCCTGGGTCCGCAACGAGCGGGGGGCGCTCACCGGGGTGAAGTCGACGTCCTACGCGGAGAACGTCGTCGCGCTCGCGGCGGCGAAGGCGCGCGGGCACTCCGAGGCGATCCTCGCCAACACCGCGGGGATGCTGTGCGAGGGGACCGGCACCAACGTCTTCGTCGTGACCGGCGACACCGTGCGCACCCCCGGCCTCGGCTCGGGACCGCTGGCCGGGGTCACCCGCGGGCTGGTCGTCGAGTGGTTGCGCGAGGACGGCGTCGACGTGGTCGAGGAGGCGCTGCCGCTGTCGGTGCTGGCCGAGGCCGACGAGATCTGGCTCTCGAGCAGCATCCGCGACATCACCGCCCTGCACCGGCTGGGACGTCCACGACCCGGTGCTGCTGACGAGCGGTCAAGAGCTGGCCGTGCCCGGGCTGACCCCCCGTGACCTGGGGGAACAGCCGGCCCGATGGCGCAGCGGGCCCTGCGGGTCTTCGCAGAGCGGGCCGCGCGGACCCTCGATCCTTGACGGAGACTTGACCTGTCAGCGGTGACAACCGCACGGGAATGTGGCTACGTTCGAAGGAGCACGTCAGCGACGGCGTCCGTCCCTCTCACGAGGAGTAGACGTGTGCGTCCTGCTGGAAAGCGCACTCTGGCCCTCATCAGCACCGGTGCCGTGGCCTGCGGCGGCGCCAACTACGTGTGCTCGGGCACCGCGACCGAAAGCGCCAACGGCGACGTGGTGACCACGGACTAGGGCCTGACCTTCGACGCCTTCGGCTACCCGGCGGCCAGCCCCTACGACGGGGAGGAGCTGTGGCGCTGCTCCGGGGTCGCCGGACCGGACACGCGCGGCACCACCGACCACCGTCTGCCGTGCTCGATGACCGGCGGCTCCAGCGGGGTGGCTGGATCACCGGCGGCGTCCTCAACTGGGTGAACTCCTTCGTACCAGGTGGAGCGGGACGTCATGTACGGCCCCTACTTCGGGAACGTCGAGCAGCAGGTCTACACCGCCGGTAGCACCAGCTGAGGCACCAGCCGAGGCGATTTCGTCGCCCGGGCACGGGGAGGCTAGACTTCCTCCCCGTGCCCGAGGGCACGTCCGGACGTGTAGCTCAGCTGGTTAGAGCGTTCGCTTCACACGCGAGAGGTCAGGGGTTCGAGTCCCTTCACGTCCACCCGGTTCGAGGTGCGGTATGAGGCCCCTGGCCTGCGGAGACGCGGTCGAGGGGCGTTCGTCGTGGCTGGCGGCCGTCGCCTGTGGGGGCCTCGTCATCGCGTCACGTCGCGGCGCTGACCTCGAGGAGGCTGCGCCAGGGGTCCTCGAAGTGCAGGGTGCGGCCGTCGTGCTGGGCGGGGATCTCGTGGTGGCGGAGTCGCTCGGCGAGTGCGTCGACGTCCTGGGTGGCCGGTACCACGATGGAGACCTGCCCGAGGCCGATGGTGGCGGCCGGGCGCCTGCGCCGCGGCTGCCCCAGCTGTTCATGGCCATGTGGTGGTGGTAGCCACCGGCCGAGACGAAGATCGCGCCGTTCCACTGGGCGGTGACCTCGAAGCCGAGGGCGTCGACGTAGAAGGCCCGCGCGGTGGGGACGTCGCCGACCTTGAGGTGCACGTGGCCCACCTCGGCGGTGCTGGGGGCCTGCTCCAGGTGGTGGTCGCGCAGGAACGCCTGCGGGTCCAGGGGGAGGGAGTCCATGGCCACCCGGCCGCCGTGCCAGCTCCACTGCTCGCGCGGCCGGTCCCGGTAGAGCTCGATGCCGTTGCCCTCGGGATCGGTGAAGTAGAACGCCTCCGAGACCAGGTGGTCGGCGGAGCCGACGAAGATCGAGCGGGGTGCTGGCCTGCCCGGGCGACGACGTCCGCGAGCGCGGCTCGGTCCGGGAAGAGCAGCGCGGTGTGGAACAGGCCTGCCTGGCCGGGTGCCGGGGCGGGGAGGCCGGGGGTGTGGACGAGGACGACGAGTGCGTCGCGTCCGCGACCGAGGACGCTGGTGTCGGCCCGCCCGACGGCGGGGGAGCCACGGTCGACGGCGGTGCGCGCGGCGTCGCCGGGCAGCTCCTCGAGGCCGAGCGCGTCACGGTAGTAGTCCGTCATGCCCGGGAGGTCGGCCACGTGCAGGGTGACGGCGTCCATGGTGGTGGTGCCCGGCAGGAGGAGATCGGTGGTCATGATGGGCCCTCGGAAGTTGTCGTGTCAACTAATTAGGCCACCGTACCACCGCATAGTTGTCGGTACAACTGACCCCGCCTCGTCGGTGGCGGAGGTTGTCCCGTCAACCATCGGTGATACTGGTGCGATGACGACGACGTGGTTGACCGATGCCGAGCGCGCGGCCTGGGT encodes the following:
- a CDS encoding aminotransferase class IV, which gives rise to MDTSSSLTAAGGLSAVRVWVDGALVGPEGSVPALDHGITVGDGVFETCKVDGEVFALTRHHDRMDRSLAALGLEPLDRDRVGEGIAAVLAEGGMPFGRLRYTVTAGLGPLGSDRVPGAATYVVTAVEQDPIPAMTSALVVPWVRNERGALTGVKSTSYAENVVALAAAKARGHSEAILANTAGMLCEGTGTNVFVVTGDTVRTPGLGSGPLAGVTRGLVVEWLREDGVDVVEEALPLSVLAEADEIWLSSSIRDITALHRLGRPRPGAADERSRAGRARADPP